The following proteins come from a genomic window of Pichia kudriavzevii chromosome 1, complete sequence:
- a CDS encoding uncharacterized protein (PKUD0A06700; similar to Saccharomyces cerevisiae YPL152W (RRD2); ancestral locus Anc_8.674), whose amino-acid sequence MSSISSAEKHNTSHDDVTAPVGSGDGLLEEENTANIVPTAPKTTYLFAAFTCILIAFGGFVFGWDTGTISGFVNMPDFVHRYGQISSEGQKYLSKTRTGLMLSIFNIGCAIGGVTLGKTGDMYGRKKGLMMTMVVYIVGIIIQIAAVKSWVQYFIGRIIAGIAVGSIGVLVPMFISETSPKAIRGTLVSCYQLMNTGGVFLGYCTTYGTYHHYLDSRLWRIPLGLSFAWALFMIFGLTFTPESPRYLVENDRIEEAKQSLAKNNKQDVNSEFVINEVNILADAIELEKSAGNATWGELFTGKPKIFYRLMVGVLLQSLQQLTGDNYFFYYGTTIFKAIGLDDSFETSIIFGVINFASTFLALWVVDRFGRRMTLMAGSIGMLVTLVIFASIGVKDLYVDGYGSEAKKPVGNAMIFLVCLFIFFFAQTWGPCVYVVVSETYPLRIRAKGMAIANCANWIWGFLIGFFTPFITGAIHFAYGYVFFGCVVFSLVFVFAFVPETKGLSLEDVDELYRNYTPGLAFMKKFSNAAAEKAALEKEAEDELAMSKNA is encoded by the coding sequence aTGTCTTCCATTTCATCTGCTGAAAAACACAACACTTCACATGATGATGTAACTGCTCCTGTTGGCAGTGGTGACGGATtattagaagaagaaaacacTGCTAATATTGTTCCGACTGCTCCAAAAACTACATACCTATTTGCTGCCTTCACCTGTATTTTAATTGCCTTTGGTGGTTTTGTCTTTGGTTGGGATACCGGTACTATTTCTGGTTTTGTCAACATGCCGGATTTCGTTCATAGGTATGGTCAAATCAGCTCTGAAGGTCAAAAATATCTATCCAAAACAAGAACTGGTTTAATGCTTTCTATCTTCAACATTGGTTGTGCTATCGGTGGTGTAACCCTAGGTAAAACCGGTGACATGTATGGTAGAAAGAAAGGTTTAATGATGACCATGGTTGTCTATATTGTTGGTATTATTATTCAGATTGCAGCTGTTAAATCTTGGGTCCAATATTTTATTGGTAGAATCATTGCCGGTATTGCTGTTGGTTCTATTGGTGTCCTTGTTCCAATGTTTATTTCTGAAACTTCTCCAAAGGCTATTAGAGGTACCTTAGTTTCTTGCTATCAGTTGATGAATACTGGCGGTGTCTTTTTAGGTTACTGTACCACCTACGGTACCTACCATCATTACCTCGACTCAAGACTATGGAGAATCCCACTAGGTCTGTCTTTTGCTTGGGCTCTATTTATGATCTTTGGTTTGACCTTTACTCCAGAGTCTCCTAGATATTTAGTCGAGAATGATAGAATTGAGGAAGCCAAACAATCTCTTgctaaaaataataaacaaGATGTCAATTCCGAATTTGTTATTAATGAAGTTAACATTTTGGCTGATGCTATTGAGCTTGAAAAATCTGCAGGTAATGCAACATGGGGCGAATTGTTCACAGGTAAGCCAAAGATTTTCTACAGATTAATGGTGGGTGTCCTTCTACAATCCTTGCAACAATTAACTGGTGACAATTATTTCTTCTATTATGGTACCACTATTTTCAAGGCGATTGGTTTGGATGACTCTTTTGAAACCTCCATTATTTTTGGTGTTATTAACTTTGCTTCTACTTTCCTTGCATTATGGGTTGTTGATAGATTTGGTAGAAGAATGACATTGATGGCTGGATCCATAGGTATGCTTGTTACCTTGGTTATTTTTGCATCTATTGGTGTTAAAGATTTATATGTCGACGGTTACGGTTCTGAAGCAAAAAAACCAGTTGGTAATGCCATGattttcttggtttgtttgttcatcttcttctttgcgCAAACATGGGGTCCATGTGTCTATGTTGTTGTCTCTGAGACTTATCCATTGAGAATCAGAGCCAAGGGTATGGCCATTGCAAACTGTGCTAACTGGATCTGGGGTTTCTTAATTGGTTTCTTCACTCCGTTTATTACAGGTGCAATCCATTTTGCTTACGgttatgttttctttggttgtGTTGTATTCTCCTTGGTCTTTGTCTTTGCGTTTGTTCCTGAAACCAAGGGTCTTTCACtagaagatgttgatgaactaTATAGAAACTACACTCCAGGTTTAGCattcatgaaaaaattcTCCAATGCTGCTGCAGAAAAGGCTGCActtg